The Tenebrio molitor chromosome 3, icTenMoli1.1, whole genome shotgun sequence genome contains a region encoding:
- the NHP2 gene encoding H/ACA ribonucleoprotein complex subunit 2-like protein, translated as MGEIKTEHSQGVETETKNEELTYEEKLEYCNAISKPMASKKLTKKCYKLVKKAVKQKTYVRNGLKDVQKRIRKGERGIVIFAGDITPIDIMCHLPGVCEDNDIPYVYVPSRKDLGAAMGIMRGCMTVLVRSHDDYKEIYNELKEEITNLGVAL; from the exons ATGGGAGAAATCAAAACTGAACATTCTCAGGGGGTTGAAACGGAAACCAAGAATGAGGAACTAACGTACGAGGAAAAATTAGAATATTGTAACGCAATTTCGAAACCTATGGCTTCGaaaaaactgacaaaaaaGTGTTACAAACTGGTGAAAAAAG CCGTCAAACAAAAGACTTATGTGCGAAATGGTTTGAAAGATGTTCAGAAACGGATTCGCAAAGGTGAAAGAGGAATTGTGATTTTCGCCGGCGACATAACCCCCATAGACATAATGTGTCATTTACCGGGAGTATGTGAAGATAATGACATTCCATATGTGTATGTACCCAGTAGAAAGGACTTGGGGGCGGCGATGGGTATCATGAGGGGGTGCATGACGGTTCTAGTAAGGTCGCACGACGACTATAAAGAAATATATAACGAATTGAAAGaggaaattacaaatttaggtgtagctttgtaa
- the RhoBTB gene encoding rho-related BTB domain-containing protein 1 isoform X2, whose amino-acid sequence MDNEQPHQELVKCVVVGDTAVGKTRLICARACNKQVSLAQLLATHVPTVWAIDQYRIYKDVLERSWEVVDSVNVSLRLWDTFGDHEKDRRFAYGRSDVVLLCFSVNNPVSLRNCRLMWFPEIRRFCPSTPVLLVGCKNDLRYMYRDEAYLSYFRDRSPFVRATRKSDLVMPDEARDVARELGLYYYETSVLTYYGVNEVFENAIRAALIARRQQRFWMTNLKKVQRPLLQAPFKPPPPMKPEVLVVAGSYAEHMHQLYLSRVHTDIVLVVGSVGFPAHRFVLAACSRAFYRLLAADLMARSTSDSSMVSSLGDFADETECLVRAEQKTCKRRASCQALPSARELDHPAFHCIRNVQPEGQTVVTLSKLVTPGAMHQCLQFAYTGTIDRSALNLQETREAAEFLELPQLLILLTKHPFVGPDHPDETYENFLKRRLQDICLDQGLFADVIFELDDGACAAHKAMLTARCDVMKAMFSGDFRESQAKVIEFPGVREYTFHKLLCFLYTDEIPAVSAVRCVNLLELANRLCLPRLVNLVERRVIEDLECLQPSEAIEQCLRLLEPVKVSDMYSYTTATS is encoded by the exons ATGGATAATGAACAACCCCACCAGGAACTCGTCAAGTGCGTGGTGGTGGGCGATACGGCCGTCGGCAAGACTCGTTTGATATGCGCGCGAGCGTGCAACAAGCAAGTCTCTCTGGCTCAACTGCTCGCTACCCACGTTCCGACGGTATGGGCCATCGATCAGTACCGCATCTACAAAGACGTCCTCGAGCGTTCGTGGGAGGTCGTCGACAGCGTCAACGTCTCCCTCCGTCTGTGGGATACGTTCGGCGACCACGAGAAGGATCGCCGCTTCGCCTACGGACGCTCCGACGTCGTCCTCCTCTGCTTCAGCGTCAACAATCCGGTCTCGTTGCGCAACTGTCGCCTGATGTGGTTCCCCGAGATCCGACGGTTCTGTCCCAGCACGCCGGTGCTGCTCGTCGGATGCAAGAACGACCTGAGGTACATGTACAGGGACGAGGCCTACTTGAGCTACTTTCGCGACAGGAGTCCGTTCGTGAGGGCCACCCGCAAGAGCGACCTGGTGATGCCGGACGAAGCGAGGGACGTCGCCAGGGAACTGGGGCTTTACTACTACGAAACGTCGGTACTTACCTACTACGGAGTTAACGAAGTGTTCGAAAACGCCATCAGGGCCGCGCTCATCGCACGGCGACAGCAGCGCTTCTGGATGACCAACCTGAAGAAGGTGCAGCGTCCTTTGCTCCAG GCCCCCTTCAAGCCGCCCCCGCCCATGAAACCGGAAGTGCTGGTGGTGGCCGGCTCGTACGCCGAACACATGCATCAGCTCTACTTGAGTCGGGTCCACACCGACATCGTCCTCGTCGTCGGTTCTGTGGGTTTCCCCGCCCATCGCTTCGTGTTGGCGGCGTGCAGTCGCGCCTTCTACCGTCTCCTCGCCGCCGACCTGATGGCGCGGAGCACCAGCGACTCGAGCATGGTCAGCTCGTTGGGCGACTTCGCCGACGAAACCGAGTGTCTCGTCAGAGCCGAACAAAAAACGTGCAAGAGACGGGCCAGCTGCCAAGCCCTGCCTTCGGCAAGAGAACTCGACCATCCCGCCTTCCACTGCATCCGAAACGTGCAACCCGAGGGGCAAACCGTTGTCACTCTGAGCAAACTGGTCACTCCGGGGGCGATGCACCAGTGTCTCCAGTTCGCCTACACCGGTACCATCGATCGCAGCGCCCTCAACCTGCAGGAAACCAGAGAAGCCGCGGAATTCCTCGAACTGCCCCAGCTGCTCATCTTGCTCACCAAACATCCGTTCGTCGGCCCCGACCATCCCGACGAGACCTACGAAAATTTCCTCAAGAGGCGCCTGCAGGACATCTGCCTCGACCAGGGGCTCTTCGCCGACGTCATCTTTGAGCTGGACGACGGAGCTTGCGCTGCACATAAAGCCATGCTGACGGCACGATGTGACGTTATGAAGGCGATGTTCAGCGGAGATTTTCGCGAGAGCCAGGCCAAAGTC ATCGAATTTCCGGGAGTTCGAGAGTACACCTTCCACAAGTTGCTCTGTTTTCTGTACACCGATGAAATTCCGGCTGTGTCGGCCGTTCGATGCGTCAATCTGTTGGAACTGGCCAACAGACTTTGCCTGCCGCGACTCGTTAATTTGGTCGAAAGAAGGGTGATCGAAGACCTTGAGTGTTTGCAGCCCTCGGAGGCCATCGAGCAATGTTTAAGACTCTTGGAACCGGTCAAAGTAAGTGATATGTATAG tTACACAACGGCCACCAGTTAG
- the LOC138126192 gene encoding G-patch domain and KOW motifs-containing protein-like, producing the protein METKKISFGFNKVTKKTEIVAKAAKASNSVELIDCLEDQSIKVKNAREKTDELLIIPIQGSSNKLLDQIKKATEKRIKTEADEEKEVPDSALSLDELAARELIREAKNRGIVKNETKVFSLPLTGDKFVAEGAEESSLEDYDSVPISDYGMAMLRGMNWKEGMPIGKRPSARTVPKVPELRPKGLGLGANKMISTSKPSQSTDKDGKELQLVKGAFVVIIAGNHKGHYCQVQGLDDENSRVIVKTAITNEVLNLNEFLIVPVTNEEYAKASKIINNAKYEEYQEKSNHKIQKRDKSGDRDRSRSRSRSRHKKKESVRNDSHLESTKDRSRSREREKKKRKKSKKSKHDAHSSDSDNERRRKNKKKSKSKYKSSDSDSEREHRRKKDKETRR; encoded by the exons ATGGAAACCAAGAAAATCTCTTTTGGTTTCAATAAGGTCActaaaaaaacagaaattgtGGCAAAAGCTGCGAAAGCATCGAATTCTGTGGAATTAATAGACTGTTTGGAAGATCAGTCGattaaagtaaaaaa tgcCCGTGAAAAGACTGATGAGTTGCTGATCATCCCTATTCAAGGTTCGTCTAATAAACTGTTAGATCAAATTAAGAAAGCGACAGAAAAACGCATTAAAACTGAAGCTGATGAAGAAAAAGAAGTACCAGACTCGGCGCTATCTTTAGATGAACTAGCGGCGAGGGAACTCATCAGAG AAGCAAAAAATCGCGGTATagtaaaaaatgaaacgaaaGTATTTTCTTTGCCTTTGACTGGAGACAAATTTGTGGCTGAAGGTGCAGAGGAATCATCATTAGAAGACTATGATAGTGTGCCGATTTCTGATTATGGGATGGCAATGTTGCGTGGAATGAACTGGAAAGAAGGAATGCCAATTGGTAAAAGGCCAAGTGCAAG AACTGTCCCAAAGGTCCCAGAATTGCGACCAAAAGGCTTAGGACTTGGAGCTAATAAAATGATTAGTACAAGTAAACCAAGTCAAAGTACTGACAAAGATGGCAAAGAATTGCAATTAGTGAAGGGGGCTTTTGTTGTAATTATAGCAGGGAACCATAAAGGTCACTACTGCCAAGTTCAAGGCCTGGATGATGAGAATTCTAGAGTTATAGTGAAAACTGCCATCACTAAtgaagttttaaatttaaatgaattctTGATTGTGCCTGTTACTAATGAGGAATATGCAAAAGCGTCTAAAATTATAA ATAATGCTAAGTATGAAGAATATCAAGAAAAATCGAATCATAAAATACAGAAGAGAGATAAAAGTGGAGACAGAGATAGAAGCAGATCAAGATCGCGCAGTAGAcataagaaaaaagaaagtgTAAGGAACGACAGTCATTTAGAATCTACCAAAGATAGAAGTAGGTCAAGggagagagaaaaaaagaagaGAAAGAAGTCGAAAAAAAGCAAACATGACGCGCATTCTTCAGATTCAGATAATGAGAGGAGAAGAaagaacaaaaagaaatcTAAATCAAAATATAAAAGCAGCGACAGCGATTCTGAGCGAGAACAtagaagaaagaaagacaaaGAGACTAGAAGATAA
- the Eaat2 gene encoding excitatory amino acid transporter isoform X2, whose translation MSSDDYLFAQMSTDNNDAKVECTEQPGENKELTGARKWISENLLLLLTLFGVAFGTIVGFGLRPLPPTKSTIVLLSYPGELFMRILKLIILPLIMSSLIAGSASLNARLNGRIALRTLVYFLVTSVINAVLGVVLATAMHPGDPGLKADRIEIENQKRSASVLDSLLDLGRNIVADNIFQATFQQAHTDYVNATERVFNETSGLFDIIDVTVPVIKYRSGTNTIGIVVFCLAFGTILGTLGQKAKVVIDFFTVIFDVVMKMVTGVIWLTPIGVSSVIAGKILSVNNIALVISQLGWFIATVIVGVFIYQLVIMQAIYCLFLRKNPFKFYMGLVQGTLTAFATASTAAALPVTFTLMEDKLKIDSRITRFVLPIGCNINMDGTALFVAVASVFFAQTNSISLGMGELITVCFTSTAASFSSASVPSAALVLILMVLTAIDIPDQDVFLLFAVDWLVDRFRTTNNMLGDCYAAAIVDKLSKKELMACDAILFQESSSFENNIPNNVQKDLEPTDIVIHRGLNNGATK comes from the exons ATGTCGAGCGATG ATTATTTGTTTGCCCAAATGTCAACCGACAATAACGACGCAAAAGTGGAATGTACAGAACAGCCAGGTGAAAACAAAGAGCTGACGGGGGCAAGAAAATGGATTTCGGAAAACCTTCTCCTCCTGTTGACCTTATTTGGAGTCGCCTTCGGCACTATCGTTG GTTTCGGCCTCCGTCCTCTACCCCCTACTAAGAGCACCATAGTTCTGCTTTCTTATCCCGGCGAACTGTTCATGAGGATCCTGAAATTGATCATTCTCCCGTTGATAATGTCGAGTCTGATAGCCGGGAGCGCCAGCCTGAACGCCCGCCTGAACGGGCGCATAGCTCTCAGGACTCTGGTCTACTTTCTGGTGACTTCAGTGATAAACGCCGTGTTGGGCGTGGTCCTGGCCACGGCCATGCATCCAGGAGATCCGGGACTGAAGGCCGACAGGATAGAAATCGAAAATCAGAAGAGAAGCGCTTCGGTGCTGGACAGTTTGTTGGATTTGGGAAG aaacatcGTCGCCGATAATATTTTTCAAGCGACCTTTCAGCAA gccCACACCGATTACGTCAATGCCACTGAAAGGGTCTTCAACGAAACGAGCGGTTTGTTCGATATCATTGACGTCACCGTTCCCGTTATCAAGTACAGATCGGGAACCAACACTATCGGAATCGTCGTCTTTTGTCTAGCTTTCGGAACTATTCTGGGCACTCTGGGGCAAAAGGCCAAGGTCGTCATCGACTTCTTCACGGTTATCTTCGACGTGGTGATGAAGATGGTGACGGGAGTGATCTGGTTGACTCCCATCGGAGTCAGCAGCGTGATCGCTGGGAAGATTCTCTCGGTCAACAACATCGCGTTGGTCATCTCGCAGCTAGGCTGGTTCATCGCCACCGTCATCGTCGGTGTCTTCATCTACCAGCTCGTCATAATGCAGGCGATTTATTGCCTGTTTCTTCGCAAGAACCCCTTCAAATTCTACATGGGCCTAGTCCAGGGGACTCTAACGGCTTTCGCGACGGCGTCGACCGCTGCCGCCCTTCCTGTCACCTTCACCCTCATGGAAGATAAGCTCAAGATCGATTCCAGAATCACGAGATTCGTTCTTCCTATCGGATGCAATATTAACATGGACGGTACTGCTTTGTTCGTTGCGGTGGCGTCCGTATTTTTTGCCCAAACTAACAGTATTTCGTTGGGGATGGGAGAACTCATCACTGTTTG CTTCACGTCTACGGCGGCATCTTTTTCTTCGGCCAGCGTGCCGAGTGCCGCTCTGGTGCTTATTTTGATGGTTCTCACTGCTATTGACATTCCGGACCAAGATGTGTTCTTGTTGTTTGCCGTCGACTGGCTGGT GGACCGATTCAGGACCACCAATAACATGTTGGGGGATTGTTATGCCGCTGCGATTGTTgacaaactgtcgaaaaaagaACTGATGGCTTGTGATGCTATTCTTTTTCAG GAGTCTAGCAGTTTCGAAAACAACATCCCCAATAATGTGCAAAAAGACTTGGAACCTACTGATATTGTTATACATCGTGGATTAAATAATGGTGCTACAAAGTAA
- the Eaat2 gene encoding excitatory amino acid transporter isoform X3, producing MSTDNNDAKVECTEQPGENKELTGARKWISENLLLLLTLFGVAFGTIVGFGLRPLPPTKSTIVLLSYPGELFMRILKLIILPLIMSSLIAGSASLNARLNGRIALRTLVYFLVTSVINAVLGVVLATAMHPGDPGLKADRIEIENQKRSASVLDSLLDLGRNIVADNIFQATFQQAHTDYVNATERVFNETSGLFDIIDVTVPVIKYRSGTNTIGIVVFCLAFGTILGTLGQKAKVVIDFFTVIFDVVMKMVTGVIWLTPIGVSSVIAGKILSVNNIALVISQLGWFIATVIVGVFIYQLVIMQAIYCLFLRKNPFKFYMGLVQGTLTAFATASTAAALPVTFTLMEDKLKIDSRITRFVLPIGCNINMDGTALFVAVASVFFAQTNSISLGMGELITVCFTSTAASFSSASVPSAALVLILMVLTAIDIPDQDVFLLFAVDWLVDRFRTTNNMLGDCYAAAIVDKLSKKELMACDAILFQESSSFENNIPNNVQKDLEPTDIVIHRGLNNGATK from the exons ATGTCAACCGACAATAACGACGCAAAAGTGGAATGTACAGAACAGCCAGGTGAAAACAAAGAGCTGACGGGGGCAAGAAAATGGATTTCGGAAAACCTTCTCCTCCTGTTGACCTTATTTGGAGTCGCCTTCGGCACTATCGTTG GTTTCGGCCTCCGTCCTCTACCCCCTACTAAGAGCACCATAGTTCTGCTTTCTTATCCCGGCGAACTGTTCATGAGGATCCTGAAATTGATCATTCTCCCGTTGATAATGTCGAGTCTGATAGCCGGGAGCGCCAGCCTGAACGCCCGCCTGAACGGGCGCATAGCTCTCAGGACTCTGGTCTACTTTCTGGTGACTTCAGTGATAAACGCCGTGTTGGGCGTGGTCCTGGCCACGGCCATGCATCCAGGAGATCCGGGACTGAAGGCCGACAGGATAGAAATCGAAAATCAGAAGAGAAGCGCTTCGGTGCTGGACAGTTTGTTGGATTTGGGAAG aaacatcGTCGCCGATAATATTTTTCAAGCGACCTTTCAGCAA gccCACACCGATTACGTCAATGCCACTGAAAGGGTCTTCAACGAAACGAGCGGTTTGTTCGATATCATTGACGTCACCGTTCCCGTTATCAAGTACAGATCGGGAACCAACACTATCGGAATCGTCGTCTTTTGTCTAGCTTTCGGAACTATTCTGGGCACTCTGGGGCAAAAGGCCAAGGTCGTCATCGACTTCTTCACGGTTATCTTCGACGTGGTGATGAAGATGGTGACGGGAGTGATCTGGTTGACTCCCATCGGAGTCAGCAGCGTGATCGCTGGGAAGATTCTCTCGGTCAACAACATCGCGTTGGTCATCTCGCAGCTAGGCTGGTTCATCGCCACCGTCATCGTCGGTGTCTTCATCTACCAGCTCGTCATAATGCAGGCGATTTATTGCCTGTTTCTTCGCAAGAACCCCTTCAAATTCTACATGGGCCTAGTCCAGGGGACTCTAACGGCTTTCGCGACGGCGTCGACCGCTGCCGCCCTTCCTGTCACCTTCACCCTCATGGAAGATAAGCTCAAGATCGATTCCAGAATCACGAGATTCGTTCTTCCTATCGGATGCAATATTAACATGGACGGTACTGCTTTGTTCGTTGCGGTGGCGTCCGTATTTTTTGCCCAAACTAACAGTATTTCGTTGGGGATGGGAGAACTCATCACTGTTTG CTTCACGTCTACGGCGGCATCTTTTTCTTCGGCCAGCGTGCCGAGTGCCGCTCTGGTGCTTATTTTGATGGTTCTCACTGCTATTGACATTCCGGACCAAGATGTGTTCTTGTTGTTTGCCGTCGACTGGCTGGT GGACCGATTCAGGACCACCAATAACATGTTGGGGGATTGTTATGCCGCTGCGATTGTTgacaaactgtcgaaaaaagaACTGATGGCTTGTGATGCTATTCTTTTTCAG GAGTCTAGCAGTTTCGAAAACAACATCCCCAATAATGTGCAAAAAGACTTGGAACCTACTGATATTGTTATACATCGTGGATTAAATAATGGTGCTACAAAGTAA
- the LOC138126195 gene encoding peptidoglycan-recognition protein 2-like translates to MHGVLCFLLSFVCVYQISALSGSTIPRICPEIISRTRWGARTPLEVDYSLIPIENVVVHHTVTHTCDSESECATLLRNVQNFHMENLEFHDIGYNFLVAGDGQIYEGAGWHKVGAHTRGYNTRSLGLAFIGNFTSQLPVQKQLKVAKDFLQCGVELGELSKNYKLFGARQVSSTSSPGLKLYRELQDWPHFTRSPPK, encoded by the exons ATGCACGGAGtgttgtgttttttattaagtttTGTGTGTGTTTATCAAATTTCGGCTCTCTCAG gtTCTACGATACCAAGAATATGTCCTGAAATTATTAGTCGGACAAGATGGGGGGCGAGAACTCCATTAGAAGTGGATTATTCATTAATTCCCATTGAAAATGTCGTTGTTCATCATACTGTAACTCATACATGCGACTCGGAAAGCGAATGTGCAACTCTTTTGAGAAATGTTCAGAATTTTCACATGGAAAACTTAGAATTTCATGACATAGGATACAA cttTTTGGTTGCAGGTGACGGACAAATATACGAAGGAGCGGGTTGGCATAAAGTTGGAGCGCATACCAGAGGCTACAATACAAGATCCTTGGGATTAGCCTTTATTGGCAACTTCACAA GCCAACTACCAGTCCAAAAACAGCTTAAAGTTGCTAAAGATTTTCTTCAATGCGGAGTTGAACTGGGAgaattaagtaaaaattataaattatttggaGCACGCCAAGTGAGTTCGACAAGCAGCCCTGGACTGAAACTCTACCGTGAACTGCAAGATTGGCCCCATTTCACCAGATCTCCTCCTAAATAA
- the Eaat2 gene encoding excitatory amino acid transporter isoform X1: MEEKSSRFSDYLFAQMSTDNNDAKVECTEQPGENKELTGARKWISENLLLLLTLFGVAFGTIVGFGLRPLPPTKSTIVLLSYPGELFMRILKLIILPLIMSSLIAGSASLNARLNGRIALRTLVYFLVTSVINAVLGVVLATAMHPGDPGLKADRIEIENQKRSASVLDSLLDLGRNIVADNIFQATFQQAHTDYVNATERVFNETSGLFDIIDVTVPVIKYRSGTNTIGIVVFCLAFGTILGTLGQKAKVVIDFFTVIFDVVMKMVTGVIWLTPIGVSSVIAGKILSVNNIALVISQLGWFIATVIVGVFIYQLVIMQAIYCLFLRKNPFKFYMGLVQGTLTAFATASTAAALPVTFTLMEDKLKIDSRITRFVLPIGCNINMDGTALFVAVASVFFAQTNSISLGMGELITVCFTSTAASFSSASVPSAALVLILMVLTAIDIPDQDVFLLFAVDWLVDRFRTTNNMLGDCYAAAIVDKLSKKELMACDAILFQESSSFENNIPNNVQKDLEPTDIVIHRGLNNGATK, translated from the exons ATGGAAGAAAAGTCTTCACGATTTTCGG ATTATTTGTTTGCCCAAATGTCAACCGACAATAACGACGCAAAAGTGGAATGTACAGAACAGCCAGGTGAAAACAAAGAGCTGACGGGGGCAAGAAAATGGATTTCGGAAAACCTTCTCCTCCTGTTGACCTTATTTGGAGTCGCCTTCGGCACTATCGTTG GTTTCGGCCTCCGTCCTCTACCCCCTACTAAGAGCACCATAGTTCTGCTTTCTTATCCCGGCGAACTGTTCATGAGGATCCTGAAATTGATCATTCTCCCGTTGATAATGTCGAGTCTGATAGCCGGGAGCGCCAGCCTGAACGCCCGCCTGAACGGGCGCATAGCTCTCAGGACTCTGGTCTACTTTCTGGTGACTTCAGTGATAAACGCCGTGTTGGGCGTGGTCCTGGCCACGGCCATGCATCCAGGAGATCCGGGACTGAAGGCCGACAGGATAGAAATCGAAAATCAGAAGAGAAGCGCTTCGGTGCTGGACAGTTTGTTGGATTTGGGAAG aaacatcGTCGCCGATAATATTTTTCAAGCGACCTTTCAGCAA gccCACACCGATTACGTCAATGCCACTGAAAGGGTCTTCAACGAAACGAGCGGTTTGTTCGATATCATTGACGTCACCGTTCCCGTTATCAAGTACAGATCGGGAACCAACACTATCGGAATCGTCGTCTTTTGTCTAGCTTTCGGAACTATTCTGGGCACTCTGGGGCAAAAGGCCAAGGTCGTCATCGACTTCTTCACGGTTATCTTCGACGTGGTGATGAAGATGGTGACGGGAGTGATCTGGTTGACTCCCATCGGAGTCAGCAGCGTGATCGCTGGGAAGATTCTCTCGGTCAACAACATCGCGTTGGTCATCTCGCAGCTAGGCTGGTTCATCGCCACCGTCATCGTCGGTGTCTTCATCTACCAGCTCGTCATAATGCAGGCGATTTATTGCCTGTTTCTTCGCAAGAACCCCTTCAAATTCTACATGGGCCTAGTCCAGGGGACTCTAACGGCTTTCGCGACGGCGTCGACCGCTGCCGCCCTTCCTGTCACCTTCACCCTCATGGAAGATAAGCTCAAGATCGATTCCAGAATCACGAGATTCGTTCTTCCTATCGGATGCAATATTAACATGGACGGTACTGCTTTGTTCGTTGCGGTGGCGTCCGTATTTTTTGCCCAAACTAACAGTATTTCGTTGGGGATGGGAGAACTCATCACTGTTTG CTTCACGTCTACGGCGGCATCTTTTTCTTCGGCCAGCGTGCCGAGTGCCGCTCTGGTGCTTATTTTGATGGTTCTCACTGCTATTGACATTCCGGACCAAGATGTGTTCTTGTTGTTTGCCGTCGACTGGCTGGT GGACCGATTCAGGACCACCAATAACATGTTGGGGGATTGTTATGCCGCTGCGATTGTTgacaaactgtcgaaaaaagaACTGATGGCTTGTGATGCTATTCTTTTTCAG GAGTCTAGCAGTTTCGAAAACAACATCCCCAATAATGTGCAAAAAGACTTGGAACCTACTGATATTGTTATACATCGTGGATTAAATAATGGTGCTACAAAGTAA
- the RhoBTB gene encoding rho-related BTB domain-containing protein 1 isoform X1 yields MDNEQPHQELVKCVVVGDTAVGKTRLICARACNKQVSLAQLLATHVPTVWAIDQYRIYKDVLERSWEVVDSVNVSLRLWDTFGDHEKDRRFAYGRSDVVLLCFSVNNPVSLRNCRLMWFPEIRRFCPSTPVLLVGCKNDLRYMYRDEAYLSYFRDRSPFVRATRKSDLVMPDEARDVARELGLYYYETSVLTYYGVNEVFENAIRAALIARRQQRFWMTNLKKVQRPLLQAPFKPPPPMKPEVLVVAGSYAEHMHQLYLSRVHTDIVLVVGSVGFPAHRFVLAACSRAFYRLLAADLMARSTSDSSMVSSLGDFADETECLVRAEQKTCKRRASCQALPSARELDHPAFHCIRNVQPEGQTVVTLSKLVTPGAMHQCLQFAYTGTIDRSALNLQETREAAEFLELPQLLILLTKHPFVGPDHPDETYENFLKRRLQDICLDQGLFADVIFELDDGACAAHKAMLTARCDVMKAMFSGDFRESQAKVIEFPGVREYTFHKLLCFLYTDEIPAVSAVRCVNLLELANRLCLPRLVNLVERRVIEDLECLQPSEAIEQCLRLLEPVKLHNGHQLADWCMNHLCVNYNKLCRMSPRSLRLLHPDNQAYLVEHRWPPVWYLKDYDYYQKCLAERDKELKPTIKTTSGCLCFSRKSESDPALSSSQL; encoded by the exons ATGGATAATGAACAACCCCACCAGGAACTCGTCAAGTGCGTGGTGGTGGGCGATACGGCCGTCGGCAAGACTCGTTTGATATGCGCGCGAGCGTGCAACAAGCAAGTCTCTCTGGCTCAACTGCTCGCTACCCACGTTCCGACGGTATGGGCCATCGATCAGTACCGCATCTACAAAGACGTCCTCGAGCGTTCGTGGGAGGTCGTCGACAGCGTCAACGTCTCCCTCCGTCTGTGGGATACGTTCGGCGACCACGAGAAGGATCGCCGCTTCGCCTACGGACGCTCCGACGTCGTCCTCCTCTGCTTCAGCGTCAACAATCCGGTCTCGTTGCGCAACTGTCGCCTGATGTGGTTCCCCGAGATCCGACGGTTCTGTCCCAGCACGCCGGTGCTGCTCGTCGGATGCAAGAACGACCTGAGGTACATGTACAGGGACGAGGCCTACTTGAGCTACTTTCGCGACAGGAGTCCGTTCGTGAGGGCCACCCGCAAGAGCGACCTGGTGATGCCGGACGAAGCGAGGGACGTCGCCAGGGAACTGGGGCTTTACTACTACGAAACGTCGGTACTTACCTACTACGGAGTTAACGAAGTGTTCGAAAACGCCATCAGGGCCGCGCTCATCGCACGGCGACAGCAGCGCTTCTGGATGACCAACCTGAAGAAGGTGCAGCGTCCTTTGCTCCAG GCCCCCTTCAAGCCGCCCCCGCCCATGAAACCGGAAGTGCTGGTGGTGGCCGGCTCGTACGCCGAACACATGCATCAGCTCTACTTGAGTCGGGTCCACACCGACATCGTCCTCGTCGTCGGTTCTGTGGGTTTCCCCGCCCATCGCTTCGTGTTGGCGGCGTGCAGTCGCGCCTTCTACCGTCTCCTCGCCGCCGACCTGATGGCGCGGAGCACCAGCGACTCGAGCATGGTCAGCTCGTTGGGCGACTTCGCCGACGAAACCGAGTGTCTCGTCAGAGCCGAACAAAAAACGTGCAAGAGACGGGCCAGCTGCCAAGCCCTGCCTTCGGCAAGAGAACTCGACCATCCCGCCTTCCACTGCATCCGAAACGTGCAACCCGAGGGGCAAACCGTTGTCACTCTGAGCAAACTGGTCACTCCGGGGGCGATGCACCAGTGTCTCCAGTTCGCCTACACCGGTACCATCGATCGCAGCGCCCTCAACCTGCAGGAAACCAGAGAAGCCGCGGAATTCCTCGAACTGCCCCAGCTGCTCATCTTGCTCACCAAACATCCGTTCGTCGGCCCCGACCATCCCGACGAGACCTACGAAAATTTCCTCAAGAGGCGCCTGCAGGACATCTGCCTCGACCAGGGGCTCTTCGCCGACGTCATCTTTGAGCTGGACGACGGAGCTTGCGCTGCACATAAAGCCATGCTGACGGCACGATGTGACGTTATGAAGGCGATGTTCAGCGGAGATTTTCGCGAGAGCCAGGCCAAAGTC ATCGAATTTCCGGGAGTTCGAGAGTACACCTTCCACAAGTTGCTCTGTTTTCTGTACACCGATGAAATTCCGGCTGTGTCGGCCGTTCGATGCGTCAATCTGTTGGAACTGGCCAACAGACTTTGCCTGCCGCGACTCGTTAATTTGGTCGAAAGAAGGGTGATCGAAGACCTTGAGTGTTTGCAGCCCTCGGAGGCCATCGAGCAATGTTTAAGACTCTTGGAACCGGTCAAA tTACACAACGGCCACCAGTTAGCCGACTGGTGCATGAACCACCTCTGCGTCAACTACAACAAGTTGTGTCGGATGTCGCCGCGCAGCCTTCGCCTGCTACATCCGGACAACCAAGCATATCTGGTGGAGCATCGTTGGCCTCCCGTCTGGTACTTGAAGGATTACGATTATTATCAAAAGTGTTTGGCCGAACGCGATAAAGAACTGAAGCCCACAATCAAAACCACATCGGGCTGTTTATGCTTCTCTCGTAAGTCAGAGTCTGATCCGGCCCTGTCCTCCAGCCAGCTCTGA